The genomic DNA cactcggcgacggcgcattTGATGCCTGACCCGGCCGATGGAACGGCCAGGCGTCACCGGCGCCTGCATCAAAAGGCCACACGTCGATGCCCGGACCTGCATATCGATGATGCGGCTTTTGCATAGGTAGGTCATGGTAAGGTAGACTTGCATTCCCCCGGGAGACGCTCCGCCGTCTCATGCCGGGACGGAAAGGTCTGCTGACCTCCGGTGTCGTTGCCACGCTtcagccaagccagccagccagccagccatccaaCAATACCTTAGtagctggcggcgccgggaaCATTCCCCTCGGGGACGTCACGCGAACCTTTAACGAAGCACAGCGCTGTAATCGTAGCCGCCATCCGAAACGCAAATCCAGCTggtccccgcggcggcgatgatgatgtcgttgCGTCGCCTCCCGACTCCACTAACCTTTgcaccgaccgaccgtccgcccgcccgccccggctcAGCCCAGGCACTTAAGTGGCACCGAACCCCGATCCGTGAGCAGTGCAGCAAGGAAGTGACTCTTGCTTTCCTTCATAATCAGCCCAGCGCCCACATATACTCCATCCTTGCTTCGAACGTTTTTAACTCTCGAAGCGCTCTGCAGAAGCGTACACCCAACCAAACCACCTCGTAAAAGATTGTCAAAGTCGCAATTCTGAGTCGACGGCTCCCATCCGTCCAGGCACCCGCGAGTCGCCTTGCCGATCCAGCTTcgtgtcggtcggtcgtTGCCCGCAACCCCCGGACATCCGTTGAGTCACCCGCTCAGGCCCGCCCGCATAGCCGGGACAAAGGgccccccgcccgctccaCCGGCACTGAATCACCGCCTGttccaggcgccgccgcttgacGTCGGAtcaggccgacgacgtcctgCTACTCATCCTCCCCACCATTCAAGCTAGCGTCCACGATAACGGCGTCCTCCCCCTTCGCCCCTCCACCCATCGATATATACTACCGAGGCGCCGTGATATAACTACCGATCTTCGCAACCTACAAACACCTGGGACAGTTGATTCGCCACGCTTCGCATCGGACTTAGACTCGAGAACACCTACAGTATACATATCGCCAACGCAAGCACAGCAACACCGTCGCAATGACTcccagcagcgacgccgccggccagcagaACGGCGTGGTGGCAAACGGCActtcggcgacgacaaccaACGGCGCGCCTCGCACAAAGATCTGCGTCTACTGTGGTGCCAGCGCCGGGGGCTCGCCCGCGCACATGGAGATGGCGCGGCAGCTCGCCCgggtcatggccgccaacaacatcGATCTCGGTACGCCCCCTTCCCTATGCGCCCCCTcctctgcgcgcgcgcaactcccatcccctcccctctgTCTCCTTGCGACGAGCATCGGGGCTGACAAAACGTCTCTACAgtgtacggcggcggcaccgtcggccTCATGGGCGAGGTCGCCAAGACGCTCTGCGAGCTCAAcggccccgacgccgtccacGGCATCATCCCCGAGGCGCTCGTCAAGTACGAGCGCGACGGCACCTACCAGACGGTCAACAAGGACAACCAGGTGGTGCCCGACCAGGCCAAGTACGGCCgcaccaccgtcgtcaaggACATGCACACGCGCAAGAAGctcatggccgaggaggtcTTCTCCGGGGGGCCCGGgtccggcttcgtcgccctgAGCGGCGGGTACGGCACCATGGAGGAGATCTTTGAGGCCATCACCTGGAGCCAGCTCGGCATTCATACCAAGGGCATCTGCCTCCTCAATGTCGACGGCTACTGGGACGGCATCGTCCAGTggctcgacaaggccgtcgagcagggctTCGTCAAGCAGGCCAACAAGGACATTGTCGTCACCGCCATgtcggccgaggacgccgtcacGGCTCTGCGCAACTACAAGGTCTCCGAGGCGACCTTTAAGCTTCAGTGGGGCAACCAGTAAGAGATGTATGCGTTgcaagaggaggagcagagcgagccctgtctgtctgcatAAATAATGTTTtgttttttcttctcttgCTTTTCACGACCAATGTACCATGATCACATGACGGGCCGTGGCGGGGGAATGACGATTCTCTTCTCATTGTCAGGCGTTTTGTCAGGGGAACGGTGTCCTTTGGGTTGGGCGTGGCTGGGATATACCCCATATAACGTTACCCTATAGATCCATAGACATCTTGCATCGATACGACTACATGTTCACATTTCTCACGTTGTCGTCAGCGGTCCTGCTCAGCCAGCGCTGATTCTAACGTTCATGTTGTTGACGCCCATGATCGCCGCCATCTAGGCGGCTCGTAGTTGTACATGATCTAGTAGTCGTTGCCTGCCGCATCAAATCCTTGTCGCTTGCTGGCACGCCCTGGCTCTTTCTCGAGCCCCCCCTACGACCCTCTAACTGTCCACGTCcatgccctcgccctcgccctcgccgctgcctcctTGGCTCTCGCCGACTGTGTCGAGCCACTGCTTCACCTCAACCTCGTCATACAGCTTAAACGGCTGTAccgtcttcttgccctcctcctcgacgacgcccaccaGGCCGACCGACGTGTTCTCCACCGTCAGCTCCTTGTCCTGCACCAGACTCTCCCGCAGAGCGCGGAGGCCGTGCCGcacgagctcctcgcgcgAGCAGTCGGCGAAGGCGTCGATGTTGCGCTCGAGATAGGTGCGGGCCATCtggctgcgggcgccgatggcgaaGGCGACCATCTCCTCCGTCATGCCCGAGGGCTGGAACTCGAACAGGTGGgggccgcgctcgtcgacgccggccacgagcaggccgacgccgtaGGGCCGCTTGCCGTAGACCTGGGTGTTGATCTGAGCCTTCTCACCAAtcatgtcgacgagggagcGGATGGGCATGGCGCGGCCGTAGGTAAGGCGGTGGCCGAGACACTGCTGTTTCATGAAGTTGGAgaggacgcgggcgtcggaggtgaggccggcgatggcgatgccggcgtgTTCGTCGATGGAGAAGAGCTTCTTTTGGTACGAGGagagctcctcggcgttgcGCTGGAGATGACGGTATGGGTTAGCGTCGTCTCACCACCCCCCCGGTTCGATGAAGCAGCGCGCCGGGCTGCTGGACACAGAAATTGGGAACGCACCTTGACCGCGCACAGGACAGCATGTGTTTTGCTGGcaatgccgacgacgacggagcccTGCTTCacagcctcggcggcgtacTCGATCTGGAATATTCTGCCCTggggcgagctgcgcgaaGCTGCGTCAGCGACATGGCGAGAGCTTGAAGGGGCAGAGGAGCTGGGGCGTACAATGTGACGGAATCGTTATCATAGTTGTTTCTGAACATGGTGGCTAGTCAAATGGACTGTCTGGCGTGCGTGGGATCGAGTTTGCaggcggtgcgggcggggGTGGTCGAGAGGGAGAGCTCGACGATGGTCCGGGGGATGCAACGGGtcggtgatgatgggatgggccaggcagccccaagcttcgtcgtcggtttggagctggctggcgcttggccgcgcctggctggctggcgccgcaACACGCTGTCTGACCGGCGCACGAC from Purpureocillium takamizusanense chromosome 4, complete sequence includes the following:
- a CDS encoding uncharacterized protein (COG:S~EggNog:ENOG503NZWJ) yields the protein MTPSSDAAGQQNGVVANGTSATTTNGAPRTKICVYCGASAGGSPAHMEMARQLARVMAANNIDLVYGGGTVGLMGEVAKTLCELNGPDAVHGIIPEALVKYERDGTYQTVNKDNQVVPDQAKYGRTTVVKDMHTRKKLMAEEVFSGGPGSGFVALSGGYGTMEEIFEAITWSQLGIHTKGICLLNVDGYWDGIVQWLDKAVEQGFVKQANKDIVVTAMSAEDAVTALRNYKVSEATFKLQWGNQ
- the PRE5 gene encoding Proteasome endopeptidase complex (EggNog:ENOG503NW5C~MEROPS:MER0000549~COG:O~BUSCO:EOG09264441) is translated as MFRNNYDNDSVTFSPQGRIFQIEYAAEAVKQGSVVVGIASKTHAVLCAVKRNAEELSSYQKKLFSIDEHAGIAIAGLTSDARVLSNFMKQQCLGHRLTYGRAMPIRSLVDMIGEKAQINTQVYGKRPYGVGLLVAGVDERGPHLFEFQPSGMTEEMVAFAIGARSQMARTYLERNIDAFADCSREELVRHGLRALRESLVQDKELTVENTSVGLVGVVEEEGKKTVQPFKLYDEVEVKQWLDTVGESQGGSGEGEGEGMDVDS